The Pseudoliparis swirei isolate HS2019 ecotype Mariana Trench unplaced genomic scaffold, NWPU_hadal_v1 hadal_153, whole genome shotgun sequence genome contains the following window.
CCatctcttgaaacacacacctaaacactttaacgttatttgtttatctttatcttatttgtttatctttatttatcttatcttagacttaagttaatacacactttgcactgttgcgttgattgttgtttgtcatgtcaaatgttgcatctttcgccaaaaaaaaaatcctcgtttgtgtaaacattcctggcaataaacggattcggattctgattctgataatacGTATATGGTATTTCCGGATTCTTGCCAATGCACTAATGGGTTTAAGTTCATTGAGAtccatacatcacacacacatgtttggcCAAACGGTCGGAACCAGAGTGTCCTACCTGGTCCTCGGTGGAATAAAAGGAGAGATTTCCTACATACAGAGTGTGGCTCTGCTTCAGCAGCTTCTCTTGATCATAGCGGTTACCctgacaacacaaacaaaaggagTCATTTCAATCAGCACCGCGTCAGAATTATTGCATCTCCAAGTAAAATTACATTTAAGTAGTAGAGTAatataaatgatttttttttaatgtgccattttattgtattgtatatttgtaaacattgtttctgCTGCTTAACGAAATTATCTTATTTTAAATAGTCAGCGCGAGACTGAGCGCGAGCTGCCCGCTGTTGTTTGATAGCAGTGGCTAACTGTTGGCTAAAAGCTGCACAGTTAAGCTGGCGTTACGAACTTTGGGTATTGGCGGTTGTTTCCCCACTTACCTTAAAATGTTGGTCTCTGTATTGACTAACGTCAACGTAAGAATCGCTAACCAGTGCGTTTAATTTAGCCGACATTTTGAAGAAACGGCAGATAGCTGTCCGCTAGGTTCGCTAAAGTGTGCTCGTCTTACATTAGTTCCGGGTCATGTGTCCGTCCTCTAAAGAACTCCGGGGGGAAACATTCTCTCTGGGACAATATCATCGTTACACTGAGTAGCGCCCCCTGTCGGTACGTCTCCCATGCACTTTGTTTGATGTACGTTGAATATTAAATGAAATACGTAGattgttttttggggatttAACTGAGCATGTTATTGTAAAATCCACAAAACGTACGTCGCTTTTACAATATACTAATTCTTAAACAATTAAATTGCCCAGTCACATGACGTGTTGTTGCTGGCAGCTGAGCTGTGAGATGTGGTGCCACTCGATTGGCTGCTGCCATTTTGTCATTGGCTGTCATTGTAGTGAATCACCAATTCACGTCCTTTTGGGGGTTAtccatggatattaaaatcaaaATTGTTCTCATACTTGGCCATTtagttaaaatatatttatctatcaatttttttttcttaatttgctttTTGACTATGATGGATTTAATACACTTGCCAGACAGTTAGCCTTATTCTCACAGTATTTGACACCTTAATGATTAAGTTTTAACGTAAATTTATAAAGTGTTAATACCGGAATACTTCAGTGAATTCATCGAGTGTTAGCAAAGTGCTTTAGAGACTGCACTGTCTACTATACACCTCAAACGAGATATACAGAGGTATCAGAACACATTTGTTTCGTTTATTGCATACAATACACATTAACGAAGCCATGGAATAGTGTACCAACATTTATTGTTCAACAAAACTACTTCAGACCGCAAAGTTTCCCACAAGATGAACATTTTATTATCATAATTCAaatatttaaagtgaaaaacaTTATCTTTTTCTCAATCCCCTGCTTGCCTTCTgactaaattttaaaaaaccaactTATTTGTAAAAAGAAATATGAATCATCCCTCTTGTAAATATTACAGACAATAAGAAACTAGAAACTAGGTCATGACTAGATCATCAACCTGGAGCCAAATACTGTGTTTAGCTGCTCACTGTTTGTTCATCTAATGTTTAGCAAGGCCATACATCACTTCTGGTATCAAATAATAACTTCAGACCAAAAAAATCACAGTTAGCAGACTAGCTCTGTCATGGGTTGTCAACTCTACTCCCAGATTTTCCATGTAGTCTTCATCAGAGGTCAGGTGATCTCCAGATAGTAGTactgcagcagctcctggaacctgaaaacaaaaaataagtaaCACATGTATTCAATACAAATTAACAGCAATTGTTCAAAAAAAGATTAGTTCTTTGAAGAGGCCTCGAAAGGTCGAAAGACGTAAACACAAAAAGGTACGAAGAAATAATGTCCAAAATAACCACGTCTTGTTTTGTGGATTAAAATGGATTCATTGTTTCTTGTAAACTTGAGACTGTAAAGACAATATGAATCCTTTCTGCATTGGCCAACAATAAAACCTGCAACATAAAATAGTTTTTTCCACTGAATGTATAACTGAAAaatacagataaataaatagtataaagacatttaatttgtttcattaaaaatatTGAAGTGGGTTCAGATTTATAAAAATAATCCTCATTCGTGGTCTTCGAGTACAGATCCACTCTTATTCTATATGGTTCTAATTTGATTTTCTTAATCAAATTGAGGGCTGAGGCCATGTTGTTGCCCAGGAATAATGTCCTCGGCCTGCACAatgtacgggggggggggaatagggCCCGAAAAACCTTGCTATTGCATCCAAAGCAGCATGACAAACAAACcttgaaaaaaatcaaaaaactcACGTTTTGAAAGTTGCTTCTCGTCATCAAAGCTCGGTCTTCCTCTCGATGgtgagcagctccacttcgAAGATGAGCGTCGCTCCCCCGGGGATCTTCGGGGGTGCCCCCCGGTCTCCGTAGCCCAGCTCGGAGGGGATGACCAGCTTCCTCTTCTCGCCCTCGCACATGCCCAGCAGGCCCTGGTCCCAGCCTTTAATCACCTGCCCCGTGCCCAGCGTAAAAGTGAAGGGTCGGTCGCGGGGAAAGCTGCTGTCAAACTCCGTGCCGTCCTCCAGCTTGCCCGTGTAGTGCATGCTCAGCACGTCTCCTTTGTGGGACTTGACGGGGCAGTTGTCCACTCGCTTCTTGATGCCGATCTGGAGCTTCTTCTTGTCGGCTCCGCTCTCCGCCGCCGGGCAGAGGGACAGCACGGTCACGGCGAGCAACAGGACGACCCGCATGGCAGCGGCCCTCTTCAGTTTCCACACGGTTAgatgggtttttattttttttaggaggGGGAGAGACGAAGACTGCACTCAACGCTTTCACTGCCAACTGGAGAGAGACCAGAGGGGGGGAAATTAGCTGGAGTCTGTTAGTGAAAGCGGATGTACGTGTGAGACACACCGGATGTATTTCCCCGGCTGGTGTTACCAACAAAGACGTCCGGAACACAGT
Protein-coding sequences here:
- the fkbp2 gene encoding peptidyl-prolyl cis-trans isomerase FKBP2, with product MRVVLLLAVTVLSLCPAAESGADKKKLQIGIKKRVDNCPVKSHKGDVLSMHYTGKLEDGTEFDSSFPRDRPFTFTLGTGQVIKGWDQGLLGMCEGEKRKLVIPSELGYGDRGAPPKIPGGATLIFEVELLTIERKTEL